The genome window CGTCCGGAAAGGAAGGTGGAAAAGGCCAAACCCGCCAGGCGGGAGGAAAAGCCCAAGGTCAAGCCTGGAAAGCTCAGCTACAAGGAAAAGTATCAGCTGGAGCAGTACCGCAAGGAACTGGAGGAACTGCCCGCAAGGATCGAAGCCCTGGAAACGGGCATTCAGGAAAAGCACGACGCCCTGGCCGACCCGGAGCTTTACAGGACCGGCGGCGACAAGGTCTCCATCCTGCAGGCCTCTCTGGAGGCCCTGGAATCCGAGCTGGAAACCGTCTTTGCCCGCTGGGAGTTCATCGAGCAGGCCCTGGAGGACGCGCCCGCCGAATAGGCGCTACAGCTTCCCGGCCAGGAACGTGCGCAGGTCGCTTTCCAGACTGGTGAATACGGCCCGCGCCCCTTCACGCATCCCCTGCACCACCGAGGCCGGGCTGTTGCCCGAAACCGGCGTGCGCACGGAATAGTTGCGCGAAAACACGATATGGTTTTCCGCCGAGCGCTCGTCGATGAGGAAGAACTGCATTTCCACCAGGGCCGATTCCCGGCCGCCGGAAAAATCCCCGTACAGGACATTAACCACCCCTTCCAGGGTGTAGTCGGCCTCGGCCAGGCTGGCCGGGGAAACCGACCCGGCGAACAGCCCCGCCCCATCCATCCAGCGGTCCAGATCGTGGGAGAGCAATTCCACGGGCGGCATGAAAAAGAGATTGTAGAAATCCGATTCCATTCGGCCGTTGTCCAGCTTGTAGACCAGTTCCCGGCCGTCGTAGAGCGGCGAAATCTGCATGCGCCGCACCTTGAGCAGCTTTTCGGAAACCGGTGCGGCCTCGGCCCGTTCCCGCTGCACGTCCAGGGTATAGTAACGCTTTTCCACGGCCTTGCGCGAAAGCCCGCCGCACCCGGCCAGCAGGGACAGGGTGACGAGGACGAAAAGGATTCTGTGCACGGTTTTCATTATTCCGCTCCCGGTTCAACTTTTGCCGGCGGTTCGCCGAAGATCACGCCCGAGGGGTAGCGCTTGGCGTCCTCGCTGAGTTCCTTGAGATTCTGGATCAAGAGACGCGTATCGCTCATGATGGCCTCGATGTTGATCTGCTGCCCGGCCACCAGGTTGTTGGTGCGCGCCAGCACGGCGTGCAGCTTGCGCACCGCCGCGCGCAGCTCCTCGGAGGCCTGATTGACGTTGGCCAGGGTCTGGCTCATGCCGTCCAGGTTCTTTTTCATTTCCGGGCTGGAAACGGCCTGCTCGATGGTGGAGGTGGCGTGCTTCAGGCTGGCCATGGCCTCGCGGGCGTCGGCAATCCCTTCCACCATGTCCGCTTCCGAGGACTCGAGAATGCGCCGCGCGCTGGCGATGACGCCGGAGGCGTCCGGAATGATGCGCTCGGTGGCCGGATCCTTGAGCAGCTCGTTGACCCGGGCCAGCAGCCGGTGGGTCTCGTTGAGGTTGGCGATCAGGGTCTTGCCCAGTTCCTTCATGTCCGTCTTCTTCATGAGGTTGCGGATGCCCTGGGTGATGGCCTTGACGTCGGCCACGATGGTTTCGATGTCCTCTTTCTTGAGCCCGCTCAGGAAGTCGCCCACGCTGGCAACGGCCTGTTCCAGGCGGCTCAGGGTGCTCGGCGCGGACGGCACGTAGATGTGCTGCGGCTGCCAGGAAATCTTCAAGGGCGTATTTGTCTTGGGGTTCACGTAGTCCAGGTTCAGGAACAGCTGCCCGGTGAGTCCCAGGGACGTGGGCTGGGCGCGCAGCCCCTTTTTCACGTCCTGTTCGATGACCGAGGCCAGTTCCTCCCGGGTCTCGGTATGGAACTTCTTGGCGTCCAGTTCGCAGCGCACATACACGTAGCGGTAGCTTTCGTCATAGTACCGGGAAACAAAGGAGATCTCGGCGACCGATCCCACCTGCACGCCCTTGAGCTTCACGGGGGACCCCACCTCCAGGCCGTTGACCGACTCGTCGATGTAGGTCTCCATCGTGTACGTTTCCTTGAAATAATCGCCGACACCCAGCACCAGGATGACCACCAGGATCATGGCCGTGCCCAAGATGACGAAAACGCCCAGTTTGAAATAATCTGATTGCCGCATGGTTATGATTCCTCTCGTGGCTCGGCACATTCCATGCCCGGGCCGAAACGGGTCTCGGCCTGGCGATGAAAAAACCGCTGTACGAATTCATTGTCCGAATGGTCGCGCAGCTCGCGCGGATCGCCCTCGGCCACGATCTTCTTGACGCTCTTGTCGAGCATGATGACCCGGTCGGCCACCGAATAGATGCTGGCCAACTCGTGGGAAACGATGACGAAGGTGATGCCCAGGTTCCGGGACAGGGTGCGGATGAGCTCGTCCAGCTCGGCCGAGGTGATGGGATCGAGCCCGGCGGACGGTTCGTCGAGAAAGAGAATGCCGGGGTCCAGGGCCATGGCCCGGGCGATTGCCGCACGCTTCTTCATGCCCCCGGAAAGCTGGGAGGGCATGCTGTAGACGAAATCATCCAGCCCCACCTGGGCCAGCTTGCTCCTGGCGATGATCTCCATGGCCTCGTTCGGCAGGTCCGTGAACTCCTCCAGGGGCAGCATGACGTTGGACATGAGCGACATGGACCCGAACAGGGCCCCCATCTGGTACATGACCCCGAAGCGGCGCAGAATCGCGTCGCGCTTGCGGCCGTGGCTGGTGACGATGTCGTCCCCCTCGATGAGGATGCGGCCGTTCCTGGGCTCCAGCAGGCCGATCATGTGCTTGAGCACCGTGCTCTTGCCGCAGCCGGACCCTCCCAGGATGACGAAGATCTCTCCCCGGTTCACCTCGAAGGAGATGTCGTCGATGACCGTGAAGTCGCCGTAGGCGCAGGTCAGGTTCTGTACGCTGATGGCCGCTTCGCTCATGTCATATCCCCAGGTAATAGAACACCAGGGCGAACAGGCCGTCCGCAATGGCGATGGCTATGATGCCGCTGACCACGGCGCTGGTGGTGGAAACGCCCACCGCGCTGGCGCCGGTCCTGGTTTCCAGGCCCCGCAGGCAGCCCACCCCGGCCACCAGTAGGCTGAAAACGCAGGCCTTGAACAAGCCGCCCGCGAAATCCATATAGCCCAGCAGCCGGAACACGCGCGAGGTGAAGGTCACCAGCGGATAATCCATGGAAAGCATGACCAGGGCCCCGCCCGCCAGGCTGGCGAAATTGAAGAACATGGTCATGAGCGGCACCGCGAACAGGGCGGCCAGCACCTTGGGGGCCACCAGGAAACGCATGGGCGAAAGCCCCATGGTCACCAGGGCGTCCACCTCCTCGTTGACCTTCATGGTGCCGATCTCGGCCGCAAAGGCCGAACCGGACCGCGCCGCCAGCAGAATGGCCGTCACCAGCGGGCCCATTTCCCGAAACATGACCAGACCGAGCATGTTGGGCACGAATATTTCCGCCCCGAACCGCTGCAGGCTGATGGCGGTCTGGAACGACATGATCAGGCCCATGAGAAAACCGATGAGCATGATGATGGACAGGCTCTGCACGCCCACGGCGATGAGCGAGAGCCAGACGTCCTTCCAGCGGATGCAGCGCGGGCTGTGCAGGCAGTAGAAGATGATGGCCACGGATTCGCCCACGAACGTAACCATGCGCTTGAATTCGTAGAAGGCGTCCTCGGCAAAATGGCCGACCTGCTCGGCCATGCCCATGCGCCGCTCCCCCGCCGTGCGGGCCCAGGAAGGCGGGGCGCAGCCCCAGGCCATGCCCAGGACCTGCCGCAGTTCCTCACGGAGATTCTCCACCTTGAGGGAGCCGCCCAGTGCGTCCTCCACCTCCTGGCGCAGCTTGATCAGCAGGGCCACTCCTGCCCCGTCCAGGTATTCCAGCCCGGAGCAGTCCGCCACCACGTCGCGGGCGGACCCGGTGCGCACGGCGTCCAGGGCGTCGTCCCAGAGCGCCGCGGTGGATACGGCGTCCAGCCTGCCCCCCAGGGACAGCACCAGAGAGCCGCCCTCACGGGAGGTCTTCATGTGCGCGCCGGGAGCGTGCTCTATGTTCCGCCTGCTCTTCTTCATTCTCGCCCATTACGTAAAGGAAAACGACACCAATTCATATGATATATCCGAGCGTTGCGCGAAAGGCAAAACAGATGTCCCATAAAATCACGGTACTGGCGCCTTCTTTTTCCAAGGGTATTGACATTTTCGCTTCAGAATAATATTCATTTCAACTATGAATCAAAGAAGAATCGACGAACTTGATCGGCAAATCCTGAAGATACTTCAGGATAATGGACGTATTTCCAACGCAGACATCGCCAGAAAGGTCGGCAAGGCCCCTTCGGCGGTGCTGGAACGCGTCCGCAAGCTGGAACGGCGCGGCTTCATCACGGGTTACGAGGCTGTCCTCAACCCCAGAAAGCTCGGCTTGGCGCTCACGGCCTTCACGCTCGTATTTGCGGACGAGCCTGCGGGATCCTTCGAGACAGGCAACGAGCTGGCCAAGATCCCCGAGGTGCTCGAGGTGCACTATACCGCCGGCCAGGCCCCCTACCTGGTCAAGGTGCGCGTCAAGAACACCGAGGACCTGCAGCGCACCCTTTCCAAGTTTGGAGCCATTCCCACGGTGCGGGACACCAACTCCACCATCGTGCTGACCACCGTCAAGGAAACCCGCGGCATCCCGCTCGACGAGGATGACGACGAATCGTAGCAGACCCGTTGTGAATTCCTAAGGAGACCAACCCATGAGCATCAACATCAAGGATCTTGATCCCAAGATCATTGCACTGGGCAAGGAATTTTTCCAGTCCATTTCCGGCGAAGCCCCGTCCATATTCAACAAGGGATGGTGGACCGGCAAGGTTATGGACTGGTCCATGAAGAACGAGGACTTCAAGGTCCAGATGTTCCGTTTCGTGGACGTGCTGCCCTACCTGAACACCTCGGAATCCCTTTCCCGCCACATCGAGGAATATTTCGCGGGCGAGGATTCCAACATCCCCGACGTGCTGAAATGGGGCGCCACCAAGACCAAGATCGGCGGCGGCCTCGTGGCCAAGGTGCTCAACAAGACCATCCGCTCCAACATCGAAGGCATGGCCCGCCAGTTCATCATCGGCCAGGAAGGCAAGGAAGCGGTCAAGGGCATCAAGAAGCTCCGTAAGGACGGCTTCGCCTTCGTGCTCGACCTGCTGGGCGAGGCCACGGTCTCCGAAGAGGAATCAGCGGCCTACATGGAAGGCTACCTGGACGTGCTGGACGCGGTCCAGAAGGAATACCAGAAATGGAACGCCCTGGAAGCCTCCGGCACCATGGACTGGGGCCATGCGCCCAAGGTCAACGTGGCGGTCAAGCCCTCGGCCTTCTATTCCCAGTCCAAGGCCGTGGACGTGGACGGCACTGCCGCGGGCATGATGGAGCGCATCGAGCCGGTCTACAAGAAGGTCATGGAAATGGACGGCTTCATGTGCATCGACATGGAGCAGCTCAAGTACAAGGAGCCCACCATCGAGCTCTACAAGCGGCTGCGCCTCAAGTACCGCGACTACGAGCACCTGGGCATCGTTTTCCAGGCCTACCTCAAGGACACCGAGGAAGACGTCCGCCAGTT of Salidesulfovibrio onnuriiensis contains these proteins:
- a CDS encoding ABC-type transport auxiliary lipoprotein family protein → MKTVHRILFVLVTLSLLAGCGGLSRKAVEKRYYTLDVQRERAEAAPVSEKLLKVRRMQISPLYDGRELVYKLDNGRMESDFYNLFFMPPVELLSHDLDRWMDGAGLFAGSVSPASLAEADYTLEGVVNVLYGDFSGGRESALVEMQFFLIDERSAENHIVFSRNYSVRTPVSGNSPASVVQGMREGARAVFTSLESDLRTFLAGKL
- a CDS encoding MlaD family protein, with the translated sequence MRQSDYFKLGVFVILGTAMILVVILVLGVGDYFKETYTMETYIDESVNGLEVGSPVKLKGVQVGSVAEISFVSRYYDESYRYVYVRCELDAKKFHTETREELASVIEQDVKKGLRAQPTSLGLTGQLFLNLDYVNPKTNTPLKISWQPQHIYVPSAPSTLSRLEQAVASVGDFLSGLKKEDIETIVADVKAITQGIRNLMKKTDMKELGKTLIANLNETHRLLARVNELLKDPATERIIPDASGVIASARRILESSEADMVEGIADAREAMASLKHATSTIEQAVSSPEMKKNLDGMSQTLANVNQASEELRAAVRKLHAVLARTNNLVAGQQINIEAIMSDTRLLIQNLKELSEDAKRYPSGVIFGEPPAKVEPGAE
- a CDS encoding ABC transporter ATP-binding protein; translated protein: MSEAAISVQNLTCAYGDFTVIDDISFEVNRGEIFVILGGSGCGKSTVLKHMIGLLEPRNGRILIEGDDIVTSHGRKRDAILRRFGVMYQMGALFGSMSLMSNVMLPLEEFTDLPNEAMEIIARSKLAQVGLDDFVYSMPSQLSGGMKKRAAIARAMALDPGILFLDEPSAGLDPITSAELDELIRTLSRNLGITFVIVSHELASIYSVADRVIMLDKSVKKIVAEGDPRELRDHSDNEFVQRFFHRQAETRFGPGMECAEPREES
- a CDS encoding ABC transporter permease → MKKSRRNIEHAPGAHMKTSREGGSLVLSLGGRLDAVSTAALWDDALDAVRTGSARDVVADCSGLEYLDGAGVALLIKLRQEVEDALGGSLKVENLREELRQVLGMAWGCAPPSWARTAGERRMGMAEQVGHFAEDAFYEFKRMVTFVGESVAIIFYCLHSPRCIRWKDVWLSLIAVGVQSLSIIMLIGFLMGLIMSFQTAISLQRFGAEIFVPNMLGLVMFREMGPLVTAILLAARSGSAFAAEIGTMKVNEEVDALVTMGLSPMRFLVAPKVLAALFAVPLMTMFFNFASLAGGALVMLSMDYPLVTFTSRVFRLLGYMDFAGGLFKACVFSLLVAGVGCLRGLETRTGASAVGVSTTSAVVSGIIAIAIADGLFALVFYYLGI
- a CDS encoding Lrp/AsnC family transcriptional regulator, which translates into the protein MNQRRIDELDRQILKILQDNGRISNADIARKVGKAPSAVLERVRKLERRGFITGYEAVLNPRKLGLALTAFTLVFADEPAGSFETGNELAKIPEVLEVHYTAGQAPYLVKVRVKNTEDLQRTLSKFGAIPTVRDTNSTIVLTTVKETRGIPLDEDDDES